A stretch of DNA from Thermococcus sp.:
CGGGGAGATACAAAACTCCCCCTGAAGAGGTTACACGAAGGCTGGAGGACATAGCCAACGACGTTTCTAACTTCATCCTGTTCGGAGGGAGCAGGGAGGATGCCGTGCTTCTTGTGGCGAGACGCGTATTCGAGCTCTTTCAGAGCGGTTTTCTGTGCAGGTTCTACGCCGAATACGCCGGGGTGAGCGAGGAGGCGTGTCGCTCGCTCTTCTCTGTGGGTTCCAGCCGCGGCGAGATACTTGAGGTTCTGAACATGGCGCTCAACGAGCTCCTAAAGGACGAAAGCTTTCCCTCCCTCATTCCCGAAGTCAGAAGCAACTTTGCCTACTCCCTTTCGTCCCCGAGGAGCATTGAGGACGTTGCGGCTATCCCCGGGAGGATAACTGCCGTTAAGGGCAAGGCCTTTGCCCTGCCGCCAGAATTTGGGGCGAGCACCTTCACCGCAGGGATACTCGTTAAGCTGGCCGATATAAGGCCCG
This window harbors:
- a CDS encoding thiamine-phosphate synthase family protein gives rise to the protein MKTPSVYVAEELMPFLRAKIAERLYREGMKQSQIAGYLGITQAMVSKYLAGRYKTPPEEVTRRLEDIANDVSNFILFGGSREDAVLLVARRVFELFQSGFLCRFYAEYAGVSEEACRSLFSVGSSRGEILEVLNMALNELLKDESFPSLIPEVRSNFAYSLSSPRSIEDVAAIPGRITAVKGKAFALPPEFGASTFTAGILVKLADIRPEVRSVLNIRYGPDVEKAIEAAGFKVVRVKTGGLSEDDAIRTIAEVFREDSYDAVIDVGGFGVEPLVYLFGKHPIEVVEKLKRLVRNL